In Bacillus sp. NP247, one DNA window encodes the following:
- a CDS encoding cell wall metabolism sensor histidine kinase WalK, giving the protein MNKLGKKLFFSISLTVILIFTISLLLINYFLPKYNVHKTRESLDGITAQIQSIPRKELDDAINRIENEGNVTIAYTSINSSEDAINEDLRMQLTKKRVALNKLWITKEEITKVKNLGQSNKIYDQEKIKSSFFAKYIAKDDMLILVGVSIAHSNEVIKTLNTLYLYILGFSIVLIIVLVWILSKTITTPLKELSDVAEDISRLRFKRTKVKTNDEIGDLANSINIMSDKLHEAHQDLTDRNDHLKRFMGDVTHELKTPIALVKAYSMGIKDGLDDGTYLDTIIKQTDQISNLIEELLRFSKLERDILQKEEFPIEPLVQSIIDKHKIELESKEIDLQIDYSVGDAIVYADLNKMRMVFQNLISNAIKYTTNRNIKIVLEEKKDLLYFQIKNGIAAEGIKEIDKIWEPFYVLESSRSKEKSGTGLGLAIVKSILERHGFEYGVWVEDGEIQFYMYIERN; this is encoded by the coding sequence GTGAATAAGCTTGGTAAGAAGTTATTTTTCAGCATTTCCTTAACGGTCATTCTTATTTTTACGATTTCTTTATTATTGATTAACTATTTTTTACCAAAATATAATGTTCACAAAACACGTGAAAGTTTAGATGGGATTACAGCACAGATACAGTCAATACCGCGTAAAGAACTGGATGATGCTATAAATCGTATTGAAAATGAAGGTAATGTTACGATTGCTTATACATCAATAAATAGTTCAGAAGATGCAATTAATGAAGATTTACGCATGCAACTTACAAAAAAGAGAGTTGCACTTAATAAACTTTGGATTACAAAAGAAGAAATTACGAAAGTGAAGAACCTCGGACAATCGAATAAAATATATGATCAAGAAAAGATAAAATCTAGTTTTTTTGCGAAATACATTGCGAAAGATGATATGTTGATTTTAGTAGGAGTTTCTATCGCACATTCTAATGAAGTGATTAAAACGCTTAACACACTTTACTTATACATTTTAGGATTCTCAATAGTTCTTATTATTGTTCTTGTTTGGATTCTTTCAAAAACAATTACTACTCCGCTGAAAGAATTGAGTGATGTCGCAGAAGATATTTCACGTCTGAGATTTAAACGGACGAAAGTTAAAACGAATGATGAAATAGGTGATTTAGCAAATAGTATAAACATTATGAGTGATAAATTACATGAAGCACATCAAGATTTAACAGATCGAAATGACCACTTAAAACGATTTATGGGTGATGTAACTCATGAATTAAAAACACCAATTGCATTAGTAAAAGCATATTCTATGGGAATTAAAGATGGTTTAGATGATGGTACATATTTGGATACAATCATTAAACAAACAGATCAAATTTCAAATTTAATTGAAGAGTTATTGCGATTTTCTAAACTAGAAAGAGATATTTTACAGAAAGAAGAATTCCCTATTGAACCATTAGTTCAAAGTATTATAGATAAGCATAAAATCGAATTGGAATCGAAAGAAATCGATTTGCAGATAGATTATAGTGTTGGCGATGCGATTGTTTATGCTGATTTAAATAAAATGAGAATGGTCTTTCAAAATTTAATTTCTAATGCGATAAAATATACAACGAATCGAAATATAAAAATCGTATTAGAAGAGAAAAAGGATCTTCTATATTTTCAAATTAAAAATGGTATTGCTGCTGAGGGAATTAAAGAGATAGATAAAATTTGGGAGCCTTTTTACGTATTGGAGTCTTCACGTAGTAAAGAAAAATCAGGTACTGGATTAGGGTTAGCGATTGTAAAAAGTATATTAGAAAGACATGGTTTTGAATACGGAGTTTGGGTAGAAGATGGAGAAATACAATTTTATATGTATATAGAAAGGAACTAA
- a CDS encoding Xaa-Pro dipeptidyl-peptidase encodes MRKKKLAITLSAILSLTITSGVSSMTAHAENKEGSSVKRSDVKLNGQVSEALTPNTKIQLENGMTKPIYSLDEAIIENLFVETEVDSDRDGKKDRVSIKVMRPKTESNVKVPVIYEMSPYRSGLKDVPVYNVDEELYAYEGKPYAAVNLGSYGNYYVPRGYAVILGESIGTGKSDGCPTTGDEQEILGTKSVIDWVNGRAKAYTEDGKEVNANWSTGNVGMTGASYNGTLPNAVATTGVEGLKTIIPIAAISSWYDYYRANGAVIAPGGYQGEDTDNMAEAVLTRKNPEVCGPIIKELTAGQDRKTGDYNDFWDKRNYVKDAKNVKASVFVVHGLNDWNVKTKQFAQWWEALGENNVPRKMWLHQGGHGGTTSNNWQQTQNKWFDYWLYGIENGIMDEPMVDVQRENKTWQKIKNWPDPAAVPSKIRMYLSNKAVNLPLSMGSVNNVFSFVDDAKIKSNQLVENPELEVANRLVYTMPVLQNDMRISGTPKISFKGNIDRSVSNLTALLVDYGGAKPEIVTRGWMDPQNLNSINDSTAIQPGKDYTFTWDMQPDDYVFKAGHQIGVVLIASDYDYTIRPKAGTKLTVKLSEVTLPIVK; translated from the coding sequence ATGAGGAAAAAGAAATTAGCAATAACACTTTCAGCTATATTATCTTTAACAATTACTTCAGGAGTTTCTAGTATGACTGCACATGCAGAAAATAAGGAAGGAAGCTCTGTAAAAAGGAGTGATGTTAAGTTAAATGGTCAAGTTTCAGAAGCTTTAACTCCAAACACAAAAATTCAATTGGAAAATGGGATGACGAAACCAATCTATTCTCTTGATGAGGCAATTATTGAAAATTTATTTGTAGAGACAGAAGTCGATAGTGATAGAGATGGTAAGAAAGATCGAGTATCAATTAAGGTTATGCGTCCAAAGACAGAATCAAATGTAAAAGTTCCTGTTATATATGAAATGAGTCCATATCGATCTGGATTAAAAGACGTTCCTGTTTATAATGTTGATGAAGAATTGTATGCGTATGAAGGAAAACCGTATGCAGCGGTTAATCTTGGTTCATACGGCAATTATTATGTTCCAAGAGGATATGCAGTTATTTTAGGTGAAAGTATCGGAACTGGAAAATCAGATGGATGCCCAACAACCGGAGATGAACAAGAAATACTAGGGACTAAGTCTGTTATTGATTGGGTGAATGGTCGTGCAAAAGCATATACAGAGGATGGCAAGGAAGTAAATGCAAATTGGTCTACAGGAAATGTAGGAATGACAGGAGCTTCTTATAATGGGACATTGCCAAATGCTGTCGCAACGACTGGAGTGGAAGGGTTAAAAACAATTATACCAATTGCAGCAATTAGTAGTTGGTACGATTATTATCGTGCAAATGGAGCAGTTATTGCGCCAGGAGGTTATCAAGGAGAAGATACAGATAATATGGCTGAAGCAGTACTGACAAGAAAGAACCCTGAAGTTTGTGGTCCGATTATTAAAGAACTTACTGCTGGACAAGATCGTAAAACAGGCGATTATAACGACTTTTGGGATAAGCGTAACTATGTAAAAGATGCTAAAAATGTGAAGGCTAGTGTGTTTGTTGTTCACGGGCTAAATGATTGGAATGTAAAAACGAAGCAGTTTGCACAGTGGTGGGAAGCTCTTGGTGAAAATAATGTTCCTCGTAAAATGTGGTTACACCAAGGGGGACATGGCGGGACAACAAGTAATAACTGGCAGCAAACGCAAAATAAATGGTTCGATTATTGGTTATATGGAATTGAAAATGGAATTATGGATGAACCGATGGTTGATGTGCAACGTGAAAATAAAACGTGGCAAAAAATAAAAAATTGGCCAGATCCAGCGGCTGTACCATCAAAAATTCGTATGTATTTAAGTAATAAAGCAGTCAATCTACCATTAAGTATGGGGTCAGTAAACAATGTTTTCTCATTTGTAGATGATGCAAAAATAAAATCGAATCAATTAGTAGAAAACCCAGAGCTAGAAGTAGCAAATCGATTAGTATATACAATGCCTGTACTGCAAAATGATATGCGAATAAGCGGTACGCCGAAGATTTCATTTAAAGGGAATATTGATCGGTCTGTATCAAATTTAACAGCATTACTCGTTGATTACGGTGGAGCAAAGCCTGAAATCGTAACGAGAGGTTGGATGGATCCACAAAACTTGAATAGTATAAATGATTCAACGGCGATTCAACCTGGTAAAGATTACACATTCACATGGGACATGCAGCCGGATGATTACGTATTTAAAGCAGGACATCAAATAGGAGTCGTTTTAATTGCAAGTGACTACGATTATACAATTAGACCGAAAGCAGGAACAAAGCTAACTGTGAAATTGAGTGAAGTGACATTGCCGATTGTAAAGTAA
- a CDS encoding response regulator transcription factor has product MKVLIADDEQDMLKILKAYFEKEGFEVLLAKDGEEALQIFYDEKIDLAILDWMMPKSSGITVCQEIKKNSSVKVLMLTAKSESEDELAALQSGADEYVKKPFHPGVLITRAKKLVQHDDVIQVQDLKIDFTKNKVYKNEKELDITKTELQLIKCFLNHKGTILTRKKLLDIVWGFDYFGDERTVDTHVRRLRKKIGENIIKTHRGLGYSLEEECE; this is encoded by the coding sequence ATGAAAGTATTAATCGCAGATGATGAACAAGATATGTTGAAAATTTTAAAAGCTTATTTTGAAAAAGAAGGCTTCGAAGTTTTATTAGCAAAAGATGGAGAGGAAGCACTTCAAATATTTTATGATGAGAAAATTGACTTAGCTATTTTAGACTGGATGATGCCGAAAAGTAGTGGTATTACCGTCTGTCAGGAAATAAAAAAGAATTCGAGCGTGAAAGTATTAATGCTTACTGCGAAAAGTGAAAGTGAAGATGAATTAGCGGCTCTTCAAAGCGGGGCAGATGAGTACGTAAAAAAACCATTTCATCCAGGCGTGCTAATTACGCGAGCGAAAAAGCTTGTACAACATGATGATGTGATTCAAGTTCAAGATTTGAAAATAGATTTTACCAAAAATAAAGTATATAAAAATGAAAAAGAATTAGACATTACAAAGACGGAATTACAATTAATAAAATGCTTTTTAAATCATAAAGGTACGATTTTAACGAGGAAAAAGTTGTTAGATATCGTCTGGGGATTTGATTATTTTGGAGATGAGCGAACGGTTGATACACATGTAAGAAGATTACGTAAAAAAATAGGAGAAAATATTATAAAGACACATCGTGGTTTAGGGTATAGTTTGGAGGAAGAGTGTGAATAA
- a CDS encoding M3 family metallopeptidase has product MHEIAKWDLDRLYSNEDILVPILELKEQYFVTRDIEILSKFIQAIEKAEYYLYCRSAEENVSSDNTILTVKVKELKSEVQQVIQQSEVAISDNINTRFIKDELNAWENMYIQLRNKIEIEHNNKQLSFGQANHIAMNSDNEKERLEVFELLTNALNKEKEIFATVLNQIGRLRNTKSNEIEDSEILSQSLQANGISETVLLQMWNATEENLGKLVSAVNVYKNGKASITWHELMTVKENNEAIIPFSVAVQNIYDALKDIDEELAEFARNAIESGWVDTEPRENKPPGGFCAPFFSEKESRISMRYDGSIDSVRVLAHELGHAWHFYNMSFEQSTSFLDDYLPMSTAESASIFFETVLINYLIETTKCIEMKKSLLSWKIRNTFNYVMAIRASFQFEKNFYEKCKEGPISADEIERLSILAQEEAYGHALCEYQPFVWMKYTQFYIADVPFYNYPYTFGYLASFSLLEIAKQNSSTFHLKYKEFLRETGKAPVEELKKKHFQIDITSYEFWDKAFIQISKDIDEYLQLM; this is encoded by the coding sequence ATGCATGAAATTGCCAAGTGGGATTTAGATCGATTGTATTCGAATGAGGATATTCTAGTACCAATATTGGAGTTGAAAGAACAATATTTTGTAACAAGAGATATAGAGATTCTTTCAAAATTTATACAAGCTATTGAAAAAGCAGAATACTATTTGTATTGTCGATCGGCTGAAGAAAATGTTTCATCTGACAATACTATATTGACTGTGAAGGTAAAGGAACTGAAAAGTGAAGTACAGCAAGTAATACAACAAAGTGAGGTGGCGATTTCCGATAATATTAATACTAGGTTCATAAAAGATGAACTTAATGCGTGGGAAAATATGTACATACAATTAAGAAATAAGATAGAAATAGAGCACAATAATAAACAACTATCATTTGGTCAAGCAAATCATATTGCAATGAATAGTGATAATGAAAAGGAAAGATTAGAAGTCTTCGAGTTACTAACAAACGCATTAAATAAGGAAAAAGAAATCTTTGCTACTGTATTAAATCAAATAGGGAGATTACGTAATACAAAAAGTAACGAAATAGAAGATAGTGAGATTTTATCACAATCTCTTCAAGCGAATGGAATCTCTGAAACTGTTTTATTACAAATGTGGAATGCGACAGAAGAAAATCTAGGTAAATTAGTAAGCGCTGTAAACGTGTATAAGAACGGGAAAGCTTCCATTACATGGCATGAACTTATGACAGTAAAGGAAAATAATGAGGCTATTATTCCTTTTTCAGTAGCAGTACAAAACATATATGATGCATTAAAAGATATTGATGAAGAATTAGCAGAATTTGCACGTAATGCGATAGAAAGTGGATGGGTAGATACGGAACCGAGAGAGAATAAACCACCAGGTGGTTTTTGTGCTCCATTTTTCAGTGAGAAAGAATCGCGAATCTCCATGCGTTATGATGGGAGTATAGATAGTGTAAGAGTACTTGCTCATGAGCTAGGACATGCTTGGCATTTTTATAATATGAGTTTTGAACAATCTACTTCTTTTTTAGATGATTATTTGCCAATGAGTACAGCTGAATCAGCGTCTATTTTCTTTGAAACAGTACTCATAAACTATTTAATTGAAACAACAAAGTGTATAGAAATGAAAAAGTCATTACTTAGCTGGAAAATAAGAAATACTTTTAATTATGTTATGGCCATTCGAGCATCATTTCAGTTTGAGAAGAATTTTTATGAAAAATGTAAAGAAGGTCCTATAAGTGCTGACGAAATTGAGAGGTTATCTATATTGGCACAAGAAGAAGCATATGGACATGCTCTATGTGAATATCAGCCGTTCGTGTGGATGAAATATACTCAATTTTATATTGCGGATGTTCCTTTTTACAATTATCCGTACACATTTGGATATTTAGCAAGTTTTAGTTTATTAGAAATAGCGAAGCAAAACTCAAGTACATTCCATTTAAAGTATAAAGAATTTCTACGAGAAACCGGAAAAGCTCCAGTAGAAGAACTCAAGAAAAAACATTTTCAAATAGATATAACAAGCTATGAATTTTGGGATAAAGCTTTTATACAAATTTCTAAAGATATTGATGAATATTTGCAGCTTATGTAA
- a CDS encoding WecB/TagA/CpsF family glycosyltransferase: MDHQLIKGIPFSTLEYEKAISLLKGWLHEKQEKARFVVTANPEIVMSAKENTATSKQFKKMLLSADLITADGIGVIIGSRILKGTLKERVTGADLTRDLIKCCNENGYRVFLFGAAPESNEKALEKLKEQNPSAYFKGQHGFVNGEEIEEVKAQIKQFNPHLLLVGLGSPKQEEFIYDNLQTLNVPLSIGIGGMIDIISGTVKRAPKIMRDTGTEWLYRLMSQPKRIKRQLVLPKFLLSVMAERIKGITN; the protein is encoded by the coding sequence GTGGATCACCAACTTATAAAGGGAATACCTTTTTCAACTTTAGAATATGAAAAAGCTATAAGCTTATTAAAAGGTTGGCTACATGAAAAACAAGAGAAAGCAAGATTTGTAGTAACTGCAAATCCTGAAATTGTTATGTCAGCTAAGGAAAACACGGCTACATCAAAGCAGTTTAAAAAAATGTTATTATCTGCGGATTTAATAACAGCCGATGGGATTGGCGTCATAATTGGATCGAGAATATTAAAAGGAACGTTGAAAGAGCGTGTTACTGGGGCAGATTTAACTCGCGATTTAATAAAATGTTGTAATGAAAATGGATATCGTGTCTTTCTTTTTGGAGCTGCACCAGAAAGTAATGAAAAAGCATTAGAAAAATTAAAAGAGCAAAATCCATCTGCGTATTTTAAAGGACAGCATGGATTTGTAAACGGTGAAGAAATAGAAGAAGTAAAAGCTCAAATCAAGCAATTCAATCCGCATTTATTGTTAGTAGGGTTAGGTTCACCTAAACAAGAAGAATTCATCTATGATAACTTACAAACATTAAACGTGCCACTATCTATTGGTATAGGCGGCATGATTGATATAATATCAGGTACTGTAAAAAGAGCACCGAAAATAATGAGAGATACTGGAACGGAATGGTTGTATAGATTAATGTCGCAGCCAAAAAGAATAAAGAGACAACTTGTATTGCCGAAGTTTTTACTTTCGGTTATGGCGGAGAGGATTAAAGGGATTACAAATTAA
- a CDS encoding 5'-methylthioadenosine/adenosylhomocysteine nucleosidase, with the protein MNRIGIIGAMQIEIDLLLEKLHIKEEHTIAGMPFYKGNYMDTEIIITRCGVGKVNAAACTQILINKFDVDTIINTGVAGGLHPDVKVGDLVISTNVTHHDVSKNQMKNLFPFQESFIASKELRELAREACNSSSLNVPVHEGRIVSGECFVEDSKLKEQLVTEYAPHCTEMEGAAIGHVAHINDIPFLVIRSISDSADDEAQVSYDDFAKTAANYCSEIIVEMLKHISSKTVL; encoded by the coding sequence ATGAACAGAATCGGTATTATCGGAGCAATGCAAATTGAAATAGACTTACTTTTAGAAAAACTACATATAAAAGAGGAACATACAATTGCGGGAATGCCTTTTTATAAAGGAAACTACATGGATACAGAAATTATTATTACGCGATGTGGTGTAGGAAAAGTAAATGCTGCCGCATGTACACAAATATTAATTAATAAGTTTGATGTAGACACTATCATTAATACAGGAGTTGCGGGTGGATTGCATCCTGATGTGAAAGTTGGCGATTTAGTTATTTCTACAAATGTTACTCATCATGATGTTAGTAAAAATCAAATGAAGAATTTATTTCCGTTTCAAGAATCTTTTATTGCAAGTAAAGAGTTAAGAGAGTTAGCGCGAGAAGCTTGTAATAGTAGTAGTTTAAATGTTCCTGTACATGAAGGAAGAATCGTCAGCGGAGAATGCTTCGTCGAGGATTCAAAATTAAAGGAGCAATTAGTCACTGAATATGCACCACATTGTACTGAAATGGAAGGCGCGGCAATTGGGCATGTCGCTCATATAAATGACATACCATTTCTCGTTATAAGAAGTATTTCTGATAGTGCAGATGATGAGGCGCAAGTTTCATATGATGATTTCGCGAAAACTGCGGCGAATTATTGTTCAGAAATTATTGTTGAGATGCTTAAACATATTTCGAGTAAAACTGTATTGTAG
- a CDS encoding carboxylesterase, translated as MLKDNFKISNIPTVLWGNKSEKIFIAVHGNMSNKEDVVIQILAEEANQKGYQVLSFDLPEHGERKNDNTPCKVQFCVSELSIIMNYAKQHWKEVSVFACSMGAYFSLLAFQNDVIEKALFLSPVVNMERIIENMMKWFNVTPELLQKEMTIETPIGQKLYWDYLCYVKEHPINTWNTDTYIMYGAKDELCEFETINYFTKKHRCELEVMGTGEHYFHTEKQLKIFGQWLHKHID; from the coding sequence ATGCTTAAAGATAATTTTAAAATTAGTAATATTCCCACGGTTTTATGGGGCAATAAGAGTGAAAAAATTTTTATTGCAGTACATGGAAATATGTCAAATAAGGAAGATGTAGTTATTCAAATATTAGCTGAAGAAGCCAATCAAAAAGGTTATCAAGTATTAAGCTTTGATTTACCTGAGCATGGAGAAAGAAAAAATGATAATACTCCTTGCAAAGTACAGTTTTGTGTTAGTGAATTATCTATAATTATGAATTACGCAAAACAACATTGGAAAGAAGTAAGCGTGTTTGCATGTAGTATGGGAGCTTATTTTAGCCTTTTAGCCTTTCAAAATGATGTGATAGAAAAGGCATTATTTTTATCACCAGTAGTTAATATGGAACGAATTATCGAAAATATGATGAAATGGTTTAATGTAACACCAGAGCTGTTGCAAAAAGAAATGACTATAGAGACACCTATTGGTCAAAAGTTATATTGGGATTATTTATGCTATGTAAAAGAACATCCTATTAATACATGGAATACAGATACATATATTATGTACGGAGCCAAGGATGAACTGTGCGAATTTGAAACTATTAACTATTTTACAAAAAAACATCGTTGTGAATTAGAGGTCATGGGGACAGGTGAACATTACTTTCATACTGAAAAACAGTTAAAGATATTTGGACAGTGGTTACACAAACATATCGATTAA
- a CDS encoding HAD family hydrolase, producing the protein MLQALIFDMDGTLFQTDKILELSLDDTFDHLRSLQLWDAETPIDKYREIMGVPLPKVWEALLPDHSNEVRKQTDAYFLERLIENIKSGKGALYPNVKEVFSFIKENNCSIYIASNGLTEYLQAIVSYYNLDQWVTETFSIEQIHSLNKGDLVKNILKKYDLKGAAVVGDRLSDINAAKDNGLIAIGCNFDFAQEDELAHADIVIDDLMELKGILPAVQR; encoded by the coding sequence ATGTTGCAAGCACTAATTTTTGATATGGATGGAACTTTATTTCAAACAGATAAAATCTTAGAATTATCACTAGATGATACATTTGATCATTTACGCTCACTACAATTATGGGATGCGGAAACACCTATTGATAAATACCGTGAAATTATGGGTGTTCCTTTACCTAAAGTTTGGGAAGCGCTATTACCTGATCATTCAAATGAAGTAAGAAAACAAACAGATGCTTATTTTTTAGAGCGATTAATTGAAAACATAAAGAGTGGGAAAGGTGCTTTATATCCGAATGTAAAAGAAGTTTTTAGTTTTATAAAAGAAAATAATTGTTCCATTTACATTGCTAGTAACGGCTTAACGGAATATTTACAAGCAATCGTATCTTATTATAATTTAGACCAATGGGTTACGGAAACATTCAGTATTGAACAAATACACTCGCTAAATAAAGGTGACTTAGTAAAAAATATTTTGAAAAAATATGATTTAAAAGGGGCAGCGGTAGTTGGAGATCGTTTATCTGATATTAACGCTGCAAAAGATAATGGTCTAATTGCGATTGGATGTAATTTTGATTTTGCACAAGAAGATGAACTTGCTCATGCAGATATAGTAATAGATGATTTAATGGAATTAAAGGGAATATTGCCTGCTGTGCAGAGATAA
- a CDS encoding invasion protein yields MMRKALQYIFILLTLVTLSYVIYTNYEKQKEIKNNKQVISEVAKRYGIPDWIPLSIADHETKFNRKAIGDNGTSFGLFQLHRGGLAPAQLSEESLMESQINATIAISNMVKSYERGVRKGLVDWDLLKYVANTSGWPGNLGGEWTDNNTKYNKGLEQSYQLYK; encoded by the coding sequence ATGATGAGAAAAGCGCTACAATATATATTCATATTACTTACGTTAGTTACTTTAAGTTATGTAATTTATACCAACTATGAAAAGCAGAAAGAAATTAAAAATAATAAACAAGTAATTAGTGAAGTTGCAAAGAGGTATGGTATTCCAGATTGGATACCATTATCTATTGCTGATCATGAAACGAAGTTTAATCGAAAAGCAATAGGGGATAACGGAACATCTTTCGGTTTATTCCAATTACATCGTGGTGGTTTAGCACCAGCGCAATTATCGGAAGAGAGCTTAATGGAATCACAAATAAATGCAACAATAGCGATTTCTAATATGGTTAAATCGTATGAACGCGGTGTGAGAAAAGGATTGGTTGATTGGGATTTACTTAAATACGTTGCCAATACATCAGGATGGCCAGGAAACTTAGGGGGAGAATGGACGGATAATAATACAAAATATAATAAAGGGCTAGAACAATCATATCAATTATATAAATAA
- a CDS encoding GNAT family N-acetyltransferase: MKDIHIQQIEDLMIYEHDYLVRESKDEGFNFLIKLISEYENKINTFNKTGECLYGIFQGERLIGIGGINENLYTEDNKIGRLRRFYIAKDYRRKGLGSLLLGRILSDAKTYFTIVVLHTDTEQGDHFYTSSGFVKGTMYVGTSHYLNLDKRMQGIIIYPLIRTFVPIRVD, translated from the coding sequence TTGAAAGATATACATATTCAACAAATTGAAGATTTAATGATATACGAACACGATTATCTTGTTCGAGAAAGCAAAGACGAAGGATTTAATTTCCTAATAAAACTAATAAGTGAATATGAAAATAAAATAAACACATTTAATAAAACTGGTGAATGTTTATATGGTATTTTTCAAGGGGAAAGGCTAATTGGGATTGGAGGTATAAATGAAAATCTGTATACAGAAGACAATAAGATTGGTAGGTTAAGGAGATTTTATATTGCAAAAGATTACAGGCGGAAAGGATTAGGGAGCTTACTGTTAGGGAGAATCTTAAGCGATGCAAAAACCTATTTTACTATTGTTGTCTTACATACAGATACAGAACAGGGGGATCACTTTTATACTTCGAGTGGATTTGTGAAAGGGACAATGTATGTAGGAACGAGCCATTATCTAAACTTAGATAAAAGGATGCAGGGAATTATTATTTATCCTCTGATAAGAACATTTGTTCCGATACGTGTAGATTAA
- a CDS encoding GNAT family N-acetyltransferase, translating to MCNILSTNVFTYKSKDGKTVIIREAKEQDAERMLNAASKALINAPYMLSTVEGVKKMSVDAIQKTLKAYHENPNYVQFIAEVDGKLVGAIDFKNGNKEKISHQGAFAMTILPEYRNYGIGRALLETLINWAKNNSKIEKVCLEVMEDNLGAIQLYKNLGFFEEGRKAKGVKLDDGYQNLILMALFV from the coding sequence GTGTGTAATATATTATCAACTAATGTTTTTACTTATAAATCTAAGGATGGAAAAACAGTAATAATTAGAGAAGCTAAAGAACAGGATGCAGAAAGAATGCTAAATGCTGCTTCAAAAGCTTTAATAAACGCTCCATACATGCTAAGTACGGTTGAGGGTGTAAAAAAGATGAGTGTTGATGCTATTCAAAAAACGTTAAAAGCTTATCATGAAAATCCAAATTATGTACAGTTTATTGCTGAAGTTGATGGTAAGTTAGTCGGTGCAATAGATTTTAAGAACGGAAACAAAGAAAAAATTAGTCATCAAGGAGCTTTTGCAATGACCATACTACCTGAATATCGAAATTATGGTATTGGAAGAGCTCTTCTAGAAACGTTAATCAATTGGGCTAAAAATAACAGTAAGATTGAAAAAGTTTGTCTTGAGGTAATGGAAGATAATCTAGGTGCAATCCAGTTATATAAGAATCTAGGCTTTTTTGAAGAGGGTAGAAAAGCAAAGGGTGTAAAATTGGATGACGGCTATCAAAATCTAATATTAATGGCTTTATTCGTTTAA